A stretch of DNA from Arctopsyche grandis isolate Sample6627 chromosome 6, ASM5162203v2, whole genome shotgun sequence:
CAGTTTGTTCCTTTTCTTCGTTTTTATGTACAGCATCCTCGAAAAGGATTGCTCGCAAAGATATGTTGTAACAAACGGTTTGAAAATCTCCAGAGCTTTCTTAGCAATAACAGGGTACGTTACCATTTGTTGACACCAAAACGTTGTTGTTCTGAAGAGTTGCTGTTGAACCTGGCCCTGCTGAATTTCCACCGAACCCTTGGGGTTCGATCGAActcaggttaagaaccactgcactagagtttccaattattcgacttcaactattcgaatgtCGAATAGTAAAATtcgaaatattcgaatagttttaaacaatagaaaacagtgtgaaatatttattcgaaataattaattaacaatgcacatacattaaaaagaaaaggtaaatttatcgtcatacgtaaactttattttgattttaaaaatagttatgcgttaaatgtttcaaaatttaattgaaatctttttttgaCCTTTTGGAATTATCTTGGCTTTTCGGGTTTTTATTCGTCACAACAGATAAAATAGCAATTCTTACATCGtcagaaaatatatttgaatgtattttttcaacgaTAAATAGCGCAGAAAACGTTTCTGAATTATCTCTAAATGATCTATAtgagtttggtaataaggagaTCATATGACTGAAGCATACTCAATATTACTGCGAACTAAATTGTTATAGAGCAATATTAAAGTATGCGggttcttaaagggcttcgcaactcggcagaGATAAATCTAAATagtttatataaattgtaaattttattaataaatattgcacGAATGAATTTATGGattatttatttggttttaatCCCGTACGTTTCGTGTGAACGAGAAAATATTATAAGtaactacatataaaattagGATTTAACTGAAATCGCGTATGTTCATTATATaggtatgaataatttttaaaaatatccaactgtatgagaatttttatattttcacgaTATTTTTGAAACGTCGTCGATATCTAcaggtttttttaattttatatgtcaaaatgattgtaaatacatcattataaataaaaacaactatGTAAGAGGGGTTCCAAACCGTAACGTTTTAAGTGCTGAAAATCAATCATTTTTCTGGAGAAACTTAGaagtgtttaaattaagttttagtAGTTGGTGGAAGTGATCGGTGGCGCCTAGCGACTGTCATTAGATGTCAACAACACGCCTCTTGTCGTCACCAGGTCGTCATTCTTGACCCTCTTCATTTCCGGTATGCCTTATCGTCATCCTAATCCAcgtcaatttatttttctaacaTCAACTTTAAACTGCACAAATTAGACGATCACATTCCGATGAATTCTATCGTCTCAATTAATTAGTTTgagtatgtatatttctttaaaaaaaataaccgtAATATCAATCTTAATGTTTCTGTGATTAAGGTTAGCACTggtcgtttttttattattttatttgaaataaaatggcacacatacagaataaaaatataataaaagtgaaataGAAATAGTTTTAATAACGATaacttgataaaaaaattacttcacTCGATACGTTTGTGCAGTTgtaatgagagtgaaaaaatgaTCATGTTATGTAGTTTCTAAATTAATTTCAGATAAGAGAAACTATTTGTATCCAAAAATGTGGATATCGCTGTGGAAGCAGTTTTGGGCAGCTTTACTTTGGTGGGGACGGCCAGTTCTCAAGGGTGTTCTCCGTCGCTTCACCGGTCTGTGTGAACTCCAAAGAATATGTTACGGAGAACCGCCGGGCGCGGCCAGGGCGATATCGGCCGAACGAAGTCTACGTCTGTCTAGAATGACGGCGATACACGCCATGATATCTCACCTCGACGACGTGGCGAGTCAGGGCCGGCTCAGAGTAGATACGCAGACCCAGATACTGTCGTGTGCGTCCGTTTTGATCATGCAAGTCAAGCGGATTAATCCTCGTGTACATCCCACGTTTTCGTCGAGTTTCGAACGGTGTGTGCAGCTCGTGTGGGGCTATCGCCAGTTGTGTAGTCAGGTAGAACAAATGCGTACCACGCATTACGACAGTGACAATCTGCATCATGAGGAAAAATTGTTGGACCTGTGGAGGCAGTTGATGCCGCAAGAACCGTTGGAAGCTAGGATCACCAAGCAGTGGCAAGATATTGGATTTCAGGTAAAACGTTCACCGATACCATCGAATCTGCGGTagtcacatacaaataaatcactatttagtatttttaaattttatttaatttaattgcagGGCGACGATCCAAAGACAGATTTTCGAGGAATGGGACTACTCGGATTAGAGAACCTTTTATACTTCGCTAAAGAATTCCCCGGTGCTTCCGGTCATGTGCTCAGCCATTCTCATCATCCCAAATATGGATATACTTTTGCCGTAGTTGGCATAAATCTAACGTCCATGGCGTACAATCTATTGAAAGACGGGTCTGCCAAAACTCACATTTACAACGTCTCTAAGGGACTGCCGACGATCAGAAACTTTCACCAATTTTACTGTTATCTATTCTACGAATTCGACAGATTTTGGATAGAATCCAAGCCGCAGAACATGATGGAGTTTTCCATTATACATCAAAGGTTTGAAAAGAGTATTAGGAATtcacttaaaaataaatcgacCGTGTTTAGAATCAACATCAAGATTGataatgtataaattataaatcaatttCACACGCTAAAATAGCAATGAGCTTGAACggattatacgtacatatgacgATGCAAATTGAGTCACACCGAGCACTTGATTAGCGATGGATCTTGCCACGTATTCCATCACAACTTTAAATTGACTGCCCTTTTAATCCCAAGCTATTTTGCGAATTACACACATGCGAAGAATCTCGAGGCATGTTTTCGTTAAAAACGCtagtctttattttattatttgtctcaACTAATATTCAATTTTTGGTAATGTCATCTCCACAATATATAGTGTAATaaggaatatttatatatacatatgtatgtatgtggttgtaaaataaacaaatgaatgaatacaaaaaaatatttatcaaaatgataatttttgagTTTGAATGTTAtttgcaaatacatataaagtattaagacgatgtaaaaaataaattttctttgaaacgcAACAAATTGCTACGAAATGCTTttttggacatatgtatgtacatacaataaaatactTGAAACTGTTCAATATGCAGTAGACagatttaatttatcaattttcgctgatagtgaataaaaaaaaaatatatatatagcgtCAGTGTTCGTAAACAGGACCGAGAAATCGGTCTCTTGGATTCTTCGCATGTATCAGTTGAGCCGATAAATTGGCTTTAAAAGGTTTATAGcgtaatgaatatttattttttaaggcTTTTGACAGTATTTAAAATATCTCAAATAACATGCTTTTCCAAAACATGGTTTGTATATACTCGTTTACATATATCAATCTAATTATTAAGcgtttattttatgattaatcATATCATTCCACCTACTTACGAGCGAGCGGTTGCATTTTCCAAAAGCATCTCGCTAACAATGATTAGCAAACGACTGAAAGTAATTCTGCTGTTAATCTTTTTTAACAATGTAAGTTTGTAAGCatttcagattaaaaaaaattcagcaaGGAATGCAGCCTCCATTAGTAAATcgtttataaacaataaatcatatacaatatacaataaaaataaaacaatttgtaaaattattttattaaaattaataaattactgtACAGGTTTCAATGCTTATTATAAAAATGCCATATtgcacaaaatataatataagaaaaaaaatattggaatgaaaacatttaataaaattacaaatcagAGCGAGGATCTTTTCAAATGCATTTTGCAAATTGTGATTTGAAAAGATTTCAGAGTATGGAAACTTTTTCCTCAATTACAAACTCATTTTGTAAGGAagaaaaatacgtacatacaaatgtatatgtatgtatgaaattatcACAAAAAATAGCGCTTGCGAACGCAAGACAGATGGAATTATTTAGTCTTTTTGCTTGGTTTTTTTGTCACTGGTTTTGGCGATGACGATTTTCCCGCTTTCACAACGGCTATTATTGAAGTAATTGCTACGAGACCAAAACCTACTACACCTATCTGCCATATCCACGGATGTTCGGTTAAaatccccaaaccgaattcgatCACGTCTCGGATTAAGTATACACACCAAGCGACCAAATCATCactgtaataaaaatttatcgttagtaaatttatagaaaacactcatttgaaatatttattttatacacacaaTGGCGATTTGGGAATCGGTACTTTTTCACTTTTGGCATTCCTATACCAGTCTTGCGAAAAAGAGATTAACGATTTGATGCCGTATTTTGGAAGATCATACCAGTACATTTTTCCTTTCCGGAATCTAAAACATATTGTCAAAAGTCAAACGTATTATACATTCATAATTATAATGTATGAGTGTAGGTGCATCCACCGCATAATAGATTTTACAATAGGAAAGTAGGATCTTTAGTGACTCCAAAGCGTCTCGCAGTCGCTGCAGCTGCACCCCCACGATCGGCTCTCGCTACTACGATTCCTCGTACACGGGTGGCCGCCCCTACAGCTTCCCAAACTGCGCCCAGTCTTTGGCACTCTAAGCACGATGAGCTATAACTGAAAGATGTCAAACACGACGTCGGAATCCATTAGGTTTGAAGTACGAGTTAAAGTTTaacaacaaatatttatattatatacttgaCTTACAACATAACGAACCAATCGCCGGTCGTCGCACCGGTGGCGGCTTGCGTTAAATGTTCAAAGTTATCGTCGGATAATTCTCTAGCTATAGGTTCTTTGTTATCATTGAACGTTTGCGTAATGTGTTCTTCGTCAACGGGACCTGAAACGGATCGTTTAATTAGTTAACACAATGCAATATACAATGTCGACATTTGACCCGATCAAGTTGTACCGTCATATAGCAGAGGTACTCCGTGTCTGAAGAATACGAGCGCCGGTTCCGCATTAGGACTGTAGAGTCGCATTAAATGCGACTGTTGTGCCATCACTACCCACGCTCCTAAAAAGTCAACCAGTTCATCTCTAGCTTCTATCAGGGTCTTCTCCATATTCAAACATGTCGGACAATCTGGTTTGGCTGTAACAGAGTATAATgtgatcaaaaataaataaaaacaatcaattacgaagttattatatgtagttgcaTCGTATGAAAGTTGATTGTTCTGAtactgtgtaaaaaaataagagagaTTGTTCAGTAAAGTTTTTCGGTGCCAATTTAGTATGCCGTCTACCCTAGCATGTgatctacctttgaattgcagtcaactatatatttttttatttgtatcgtagcaacgacctatttattataatttttgttttatatagggccaaccctaacgtaacctgacccttaaataagtTGGTGTTGGCCGCtaagacatatttttttaaaagttttatttcatcgcaTACTAAgtagtagatatgtgaaggtagaccacATATTAAAGTGGCACCATATTTTCAGATATGTTGAAtagtactatttttttaaatataaagtgtACCTTGTCGATGTttataagataaataaaaaaaaataaagttaaggAATGAAAATGAATGTGGAGTATGGGGTGTGGGGTGTGGGGTGTGGGGAATGAAGGAGGGTGAACTCACTGAAGAGGGCGACTACATACTTCTCTTGGCGAATGAGAGCCAAGAGATCGTCGTCGTTGACGGATTCGAGTTGAGCCGATCCGCGAGACGGGGTCTGCGCCGAGACGAGACTGAGGAtgaacagcagcagcagcagcagcagcggcAGCGGCAGTGCGATCGTCGTCAGCTGCATGTTCGTGTCGTCGTGGAGAACGTCAACGTGACGTCACCGCGTCACTGTCAACTCGTCTCCACCGCTAGAGAGCTCCACCACAGCGACGACGAACACGCGGCAATCGCACACCAACACCAACTGGCACTTTTGGCCCTAACACCCCGGCCAGACCGATTGTTGCTTGGAAGTTGCAAAATCACCGATCGCACCTTATCGGGCCACACTCTGCAACATATCGGTCTTTCGGGTAATAAAGTCCGACGACGGTTGATATCGGTTGCAACGGTTGGGACTGGTTGCATATAAAGGTTGTGATTGAGAAATCTCGTCGAGAGATTTCTCgacaaattttgattctcgtttctcgagaatactttattgtgatatttcgagattctcatttcccGAGAATATTcgagatttatatatgtaaatattatacatgtacacgTGCACACGTGCACACACATGTACACGTGCACACGTATGCACATGTACACGTGCACACGTGGACACGTGCACACGAAACATATtaggtaaattttattatttaagcaaaatattaaatagaagCACCTTATATAGTGTGTATAATGCTCTTGCTGACTCGTTGATAAATTATGGCTTAAGTACTTACGGCCGAACGTTTAAAACTTATCTCGATCAAATTAAGGAACTACAATTGCTGAAATATTTGGtagataaaaaatctaaaaataattgtaagaagGACTATGAAAATCTATATCTTCTTTGTAAAATACTACCGGTGCATAGCAAAGTAAATTACTCTATAGCTATTGAACAATATTAAGGTAATGACCACAAAACACTGGTTGTGCAAAATTATTTTACTCGACAGGAAGGCAAACCTTATCAGCcaaaacataataattattatggaCGAAGAATACGAAAATATGTAGTGCCTAAAATATTTAACAGGATACCATTATTAAAAGAAACCAAAAAACTAAGTAAATTAACCatcaaacaaaaattaaaaaatattatgttagaTTTATATAATCGCTGGCGATTGGGCCCCCGCGACCAGCCGGGGCACCCACGATCACATAACAGATGTACTGGTGGTCGCTGTGCGAGTAGTCGTCCAAGACATTCCAGTTGTTAATTCTGCCCACAATGCCGTCGTCAACGAAGGTGACGTCAACGACGGAGCCGCCGGCTCCCCTGCGAAACGTAAGCTCATTGCCCACGTTTGCCGGAGTCAACTGGAGGCTAGCGGCCAACTCGCTGAGGAGGATTCCCCTTCGATCGAAGCATCAGAGTACCAGGTGCTAGTCCTGTTCCTCCACTGCTCCGACACAACAACAATGTCCGCCGCCATCTCGACCGACTTCTATAGCAGAAGATCCGGAGCGGCACGGCAGTGTCCCAAGTTAATCTGGAGGACTCTAGCTATTTTTTTGTAGGCTCGCCCGCTTTTTTTGGAGTAACGCCTGCCTAAATGCCTCACACCGTCCGCTTCCGAGGCGATGGGTAGCACTCCGACCCACCTTCGCGCAGAGAGCACAGTGCGGTGAGTTGCTGCACGCTGCCGCTCTGTGCCCCGTCTTGCCGCAGCAGTTGCAGAGCGAAGACCTAACTTCATCAATGCAGCCAGCAGCAATGTGTCCAAAGGCTCGACAGCGGTAGCACTGTTGCAGGTCTACTTTTTCTCTTACCCTGCACCTGAGGAGTCCGACTCGTACGCGACCCTCCTTGAGCAGCGCGTCGGTCTCGGTAATGCAGGGCAAGGTCATCGTGCAGGTAAGCGTACCTCCGGAGGCTAGGCGCAGCCTCTGAACTTGAGCTCTGAGCTTGAGCATAGGTCCCTGACAAAACACTGGCGGGTGGGGAGCGACCGTCGGACCTCCGCCGCCATTCCTGCAGCCTTCCGAATGACGTCCTATGCTTCATTCACGGCCTTGAGTATGGCCGCGTAAGAGAACGGAGTGGTAGTGACATCCGTGCCAGCGGCACCAGCAACCTTTACGTGTGGCCTGATGACAATCGCTTCCGTCCTCTCACGTGGCTTAATAATGGACTTGGGCTGTAACTTGGGCTTCGGCGGTGGGGGTACACTctgttttttcttttcttccagTGGCAAAGGGCAGGAGCCCACTGtcttcctctttttttttttggttttcgcCTTTTATTCTCTTTTCATCTTGCTTTTGTCTTCAGTAGATGTTTGGCAATAGGCGTCATATCCGTCTTTCTGccagttttccaattttttgaaCTTAGCAGCGATAGATGCCAAAGcatcttttattatattatggacATTGTTTTTTCCACTCATGAATTTTTGTAGGCTTTCAATATCCGCTCCAATCTCGCTTATTGGGTTTTGTATATGAatgcttttcttcatttt
This window harbors:
- the LOC143912766 gene encoding ELMO domain-containing protein 2; protein product: MWISLWKQFWAALLWWGRPVLKGVLRRFTGLCELQRICYGEPPGAARAISAERSLRLSRMTAIHAMISHLDDVASQGRLRVDTQTQILSCASVLIMQVKRINPRVHPTFSSSFERCVQLVWGYRQLCSQVEQMRTTHYDSDNLHHEEKLLDLWRQLMPQEPLEARITKQWQDIGFQGDDPKTDFRGMGLLGLENLLYFAKEFPGASGHVLSHSHHPKYGYTFAVVGINLTSMAYNLLKDGSAKTHIYNVSKGLPTIRNFHQFYCYLFYEFDRFWIESKPQNMMEFSIIHQRFEKSIRNSLKNKSTVFRINIKIDNV
- the LOC143912765 gene encoding uncharacterized protein LOC143912765: MQLTTIALPLPLLLLLLLFILSLVSAQTPSRGSAQLESVNDDDLLALIRQEKYVVALFTKPDCPTCLNMEKTLIEARDELVDFLGAWVVMAQQSHLMRLYSPNAEPALVFFRHGVPLLYDGPVDEEHITQTFNDNKEPIARELSDDNFEHLTQAATGATTGDWFVMFYSSSCLECQRLGAVWEAVGAATRVRGIVVARADRGGAAAATARRFGVTKDPTFLLFRKGKMYWYDLPKYGIKSLISFSQDWYRNAKSEKVPIPKSPFDDLVAWCVYLIRDVIEFGLGILTEHPWIWQIGVVGFGLVAITSIIAVVKAGKSSSPKPVTKKPSKKTK